A segment of the Phalacrocorax aristotelis chromosome 5, bGulAri2.1, whole genome shotgun sequence genome:
TGGGATTGGGGGGCCGGGGGCAACAGGGCATGGTGGGGGGCGGTTATGGAGGGCCGGGGGCAGCAGGGCATGGAGGGATTACGGGCAGTTTAGAGACAGCAGGGCATGAGGGGATTTTGGGTGGGTTAGGAATAGCAGGGCATGGCGGGTTATGGGGGAATTATGGGGTGATTAAGGGGGGTTGGGGGCAGCAGGGTCTGGGGGGTTACAGAGGGGTCGGGGTAGGAGGGCATTGAGGGGTTTATGGGGGTTTAGGGGCAGCAGGGTCTggggggatgggatgggggggTTCATGGCTAGCAGAGTCAGGGGGGActgtgtgtgtgctgggggTCTCCCTGTCATGCCGGAGCAGCCAGGCCTGATGTCCCCCATGCTGCCCATGTCCctttcacagctctgctccctgcccggGCGCACTCTGTGCCGGCACATTCTGGGGCTCGTGGGCTCACAGCGTGGCTACCGCGGGGACTCCCCAAAGGACTCGGGGAAGGACGTGCTGGAGATCCCGTTGCCCCCCTGGCAGGAGCGTCCTGACGAGCCGCTGCAGACCAAGCGAGCCCGGCTGCTGTATGAGAGCCGGAAGAGGGGGATGCTGGAGAACTGCATCCTGCTCAGGTGAGGCACAGGGTGCCCgtcctccctcccagcttctcagcCACCCTCCACTGCTGGCCTGTCTCCCTGCTGTCAGGCCCTCTGTCCTtccccacagcaccctgacAGTTTGTCCCCTGCAGATAGGGGCTGGCAGGGTTGTCTTATACTTTACAGGAGAGATAACATCAGCCCTGCAGAGGTAAGGGAGGAAGGCCAGTCCGGGCAAGCGTAGCTGCTGTGTAGTTCAGCTCCCTAAAGATGTCACAGGTTTTTAATTAACGGGGAAGAGCCCCAAGCGTTGCAGGAAGGAGTTTGGTGGGGTAGTGCGCAGCCATAACACAAAACCTAAGGAGATGTGACGTGGCTTAGAAGATAGAAGGCAGATAGAAGGTTGACCTGTTGAATAAATCACCACAAGAGCTTTGCTTGCATAGGATGCCATGGTTAGTGCCGCTGCTGGGCAGGATGGAGCAGAGCCGGAGGTGAGAGCTCTGGAGGAAGTTCCTAGCTGATGGCTGAGCCAAAACGCTTTGGGAAGGACGTATATAAT
Coding sequences within it:
- the SDHAF2 gene encoding succinate dehydrogenase assembly factor 2, mitochondrial isoform X1, producing MLPMSLSQLCSLPGRTLCRHILGLVGSQRGYRGDSPKDSGKDVLEIPLPPWQERPDEPLQTKRARLLYESRKRGMLENCILLSLFAKENLNHMSERQLNLYDRLINEPSNDWDIYYWATEAKPTPPEFENDVMVMLREFAKNKKREQRLWQPDLEYLFEPTH